ATGGGGAAGTATTGAGCGACGAAGAGATGGATCTGTTGCAGGAGATCGGCTCTGATGTCGGCTTTGCCCTGCACGCCATTGAAGAAGAGGAAAAACGCCGGCAGGCAGAGGCAGAGGTACGCAGAGCCAGAGACGAACTGGAGCTCAAGGTTGCAGAGCGAACCAGGGAACTGACTGAGGCCAATGCCAGACTCAAGGAGTTGGACCGTCTCAAATCCGAATTCATCGCCACAATGAGCCACGAACTCAGGACCCCGCTCAACTCCATAATCGGCTTTGTTGGCATGATCCTAAAGGGCATGTCCGGCAAGATCAATGAAGATCAAAAAAAACAGCTTACCGTAGTCTACAGATCGGCAAAGCATCTTTTGATGCTGATAAACGACATCCTGGATGTCTCTCGGATAGAATCAGGAAAAATGGAGATCGTGGTGGACAAAATAGATATCAAGGATATTGTCCGGCAGGTTGAAGGAACCCTATCCCAGGCAATATCTCAAAAGGGTCTGCGGCTCATCAAGGATATTCCGGAAGAAATCCCGGAGGTCTCCAGCGATCCGAAAAGGATCTTTCAGATCCTCCTGAACCTTGTCAATAACGCTGTGAAATTCACCGATGAAGGTGAAATCAGGATTACCTGCAGGTTTGACGACTCTAGCCTAGAAATAGGTGTTGCGGACACAGGCATTGGGATCAAGAAAGAGGATATAGACCACATCTTTGAGCCCTTTCATCAGGTCGATGCTGGCATACGGCGAAAATTTGAAGGTAGTGGCCTGGGACTTTTTCTCTGCAAAAAGTTGGTAACCTTGCTGGGGGGAGAGATCTGGGCCGAAAGCGAATACGGTAAAGGTTCCAAGTTCACCTTTACCATACCTATTGAAAATAGGAAATGAATTAGAAAGGAGCAAGATAATGAAGATCCTTATTGTAGATGACAACAAGGACAATCTCTATATGCTGGAGTCACTTCTCCGTGGATCAGGTTTTGAAGTAGAAACGGCCGACGACGGCAAAAAGGCCCTGGAAAAGGCCAGACAGGATGATTTCGATATGATTATTTCCGACATCCTAATGCCGCGTATGGACGGCTTCCAGCTCTGCCGGGAAATAAAAAAGGACGACAGACTCAAAAAGATCCCATTTGTCTTTTATACCGCCGCCTATACGGATAGCAAGGACAAAGAGTTCGGGTTAAGCCTAGGAGCCGACAGATACATCATAAAACCGACTGAACCAGAGGTCTTTATCGAGACAATAAGAGAACTGTTCGCAGAAAAAGGGCGCTCCGCGGAGGCTTCCACCACCTCTTCGCTGGTGAAGGAAGAGTCCGTTTTTCTCAAGGAGTACAATGAACGGCTGGTAAAAAAACTAGAAGACAAGATGCTTGAACTGGAAAAGGCGAATAAGGCCTTAAAGGCATCTGAGGAACTATACAAAAAACTGATCGAGAATGCCAATGATGGCGTGGTGGTTATCGAAGAATCCGGGCATATCAGTTTCGCCAATTCAAAGTTCTTCGAAGTCACCGGTTATTCGCGGAATGAACTCAAAGATCTCCAGGTAATCAATCTGGTCCATCCGGAGGACCGAAATCTAGTCCTGGGAACCATGAAAAAGAGGCTCGCCGGAGAAAGGTGCCCTGAAAATTATGAAGCACGTGTCCTATCCAAGGGCGGAGAGACGATCTACGTGGATATCAACGCCAGTCTCATCAAAAACAAAGACGGTACTTCTTCCATATTGGCCTTCTTGAGAGATATCACGGACCAAAAACGGATCAACAAAGAACTCAAAAAGAGTCTGGAAGAACTGCGAAAAATTATGGATGGAGTCATCCACGCCATGGCTTTAACTGTTGAGACCAGAGACCCATATACCGCCGGCCACCAGCGGCGGGTAGCCAAGATTTCCCGTGCAATCGCAGAAGAAATGGGCCTTGGGAATGAGAAGGTTGAGGAAATCTACACATCTGCCGTCATTCACGACATAGGGAAAATATCGGTGCCTGCGGAGATCCTGGTCAAACCCGGCCGAATAACCGAGATAGAATTCAGTCTTATCAAGACCCACTGCCAGGTAGGATATGAGATAATAAAAAACATAGAATTTCGCTGGCCCATTGCCGAGATCGTGCTTCAACACCACGAAAGGCTAGATGGCTCCGGTTACCCGGCCAGACTTTCAGGTGATGATATCCTCCTGGAGGCCAGGATCATAGCAGTTGCCGACGTGATCGAGGCCATGGCTTCTCACCGTCCCTACCGGCCTGCTCTTGGTATAGAGAAGGCTCTTGAGGAGATCTCCCGGAACAAAGGTATCCTCTATGATCCTGATGTGGTAGATGCCAGCCTGGCACTATTTGAGAAAGGTTTCAGTCTTGGCTGATATCACATTATTCATGTCAATCAGATTCCACGTTGTTCTCGCATTCTAGGGATTCCTTTCAAAAGATTCAACCTCTACAGATAGCACAGATAAATTTAAAACATTGCCTTATTTCATGAAATAAGTAATGAATCTAGTTTCTTATGAAGTCATCCAGCATATGAATAATTTTAGCATTGATCCTGGAAATGGTGATAAATATAAAACGATTCAATGAAGTAGCAGATTGAAAAATATTTAGGCCCATAAATGAGCGTACACATAACCATAGATCGAGATATTTTAACCTTGATTGAAAAAGTAGCCAGTTTTAAAGAGCAGGACAATATTCCATCAGCGTACCTAAATCTGTAATGTAAACATCATTAGGAGCTTTTCTGCCGGAACTTGGGACACTTAACCGTAAAGAGATAGCAGCTCTAACATGTATCCCCCAATTCAATAGAGATAGTGGTCGATTCACTGGTCATTTAGGCGCTTTTATGTGAGGTCGTGACCGAGATCACGGTCAAAAGTCTCAATCCCCTCAAACGGGTCCAGTCATTCAGACTCTTACCTTTTATAGTTCCATAATTTCAGGATGTTGCAAGGCCATTTTTGCCCATCTCCCAATTTTCAGAAAATTGGCCCTAAAAATTGGCTATTTTTAGGTCTCTGAAAAAGAATAACTTTTTGAATTTACTATTCAATTTCCGTATTTCCTATCTATGCTAAATATTAGAATCTTAATATCAGATTCAACTTACTGAAATCACAAAGAAAAACCAGTAACCACCACTAAAACAGCCTCTGAACAGCCGACATAGGGAAAAATAAAAGGATTTTCTTAAAATGGCAAGAAAAATACTGAAAAATGACAATATTCTTTCATGGCAATAGATAAAAATCTGATATGAACTATATTATAGATTCGAATTGCTTCTGTATATTTCCTACATCTAGGGTCCTTTTCTTTGATCACATGGTTTCAGACTTTAAGAGATATTCATATTGATTTTTCTCGATAAAAAGATATCTAATTGTCTTAGAAGCAAGAGGTGGGTCTGGTAATTTCCTGTGCGAAGCTTCCAACCTATTGGTCTTGCCCCCTAAGGGAAGAGCCAGGAAATCGGTTCAAGCAGGCCTTTTCTGAACTGAGTAAGAAAAGGGGTTAGAAATGAATAGAAAATACCTTAGCTTTTTGGGGACAAATCAGTACATCACCTGTAATTACTTCTTAGAAGGTTTCCCTACAAAGAGAGATATCCGTTTCATTCAAGAGGCTACAGTCAGCTGGTTCTGCTCGGACTGGGACAAAGATGATGAAATAGTCATTTTCACCACAGAGGAAGCATTTTACAAAAATTGGCAAGATGGAGAAGACAACAACTACAATGACAATAAGGGACTTTCAAGTGCCTTAAAAGATTTACAACTCAAGGCTCAAATAAAACAGATAAATATCCCTCTGGGCAAGGATACCGAAGAAATTTGGCGTCTATTTCAAATTATTTATGATGTTATCGATGAAGACGATCAACTCTATCTTGACATCACACATGCATTTCGTTCTCTACCATTACTTTCATTGGTTGTCTTGAATTACGCCAAGGTCATGAAGCATATCAGTGTTAAGGCCATTGCATATGGCGCTATGGAGGCACTTGGCCCAGCCTTTAAAGTGAAAAACATGTCCAGG
The genomic region above belongs to Dissulfuribacter thermophilus and contains:
- a CDS encoding sensor histidine kinase → GEVLSDEEMDLLQEIGSDVGFALHAIEEEEKRRQAEAEVRRARDELELKVAERTRELTEANARLKELDRLKSEFIATMSHELRTPLNSIIGFVGMILKGMSGKINEDQKKQLTVVYRSAKHLLMLINDILDVSRIESGKMEIVVDKIDIKDIVRQVEGTLSQAISQKGLRLIKDIPEEIPEVSSDPKRIFQILLNLVNNAVKFTDEGEIRITCRFDDSSLEIGVADTGIGIKKEDIDHIFEPFHQVDAGIRRKFEGSGLGLFLCKKLVTLLGGEIWAESEYGKGSKFTFTIPIENRK
- a CDS encoding response regulator; amino-acid sequence: MKILIVDDNKDNLYMLESLLRGSGFEVETADDGKKALEKARQDDFDMIISDILMPRMDGFQLCREIKKDDRLKKIPFVFYTAAYTDSKDKEFGLSLGADRYIIKPTEPEVFIETIRELFAEKGRSAEASTTSSLVKEESVFLKEYNERLVKKLEDKMLELEKANKALKASEELYKKLIENANDGVVVIEESGHISFANSKFFEVTGYSRNELKDLQVINLVHPEDRNLVLGTMKKRLAGERCPENYEARVLSKGGETIYVDINASLIKNKDGTSSILAFLRDITDQKRINKELKKSLEELRKIMDGVIHAMALTVETRDPYTAGHQRRVAKISRAIAEEMGLGNEKVEEIYTSAVIHDIGKISVPAEILVKPGRITEIEFSLIKTHCQVGYEIIKNIEFRWPIAEIVLQHHERLDGSGYPARLSGDDILLEARIIAVADVIEAMASHRPYRPALGIEKALEEISRNKGILYDPDVVDASLALFEKGFSLG